In Aristaeella hokkaidonensis, the following are encoded in one genomic region:
- a CDS encoding class I SAM-dependent methyltransferase: MKEYTKQHKKAWEYNAYDFWVKNSGTPAERAKEDAADPEKMLRKYAQYFDSYKGVRIANICGSCGKKAVPLALLGADVTVFDISEENKRYAMETAQAANVPLNYEVCDILEIDLEKYAGYFDIVFMEGGILHYFHTIDEFMKMMYSILKPGGKMICSDFHPFTKILDSLNLGRPTMSYFSTDVYEGEMAHARFFPEEIRSQMPKCSYRRYTMSEIINSIIRCGFCLKQLDEHPAWENDSLPGEFTAIAIKN, encoded by the coding sequence ATGAAAGAGTACACAAAGCAGCACAAGAAAGCATGGGAATACAACGCCTATGATTTCTGGGTCAAAAATTCCGGAACCCCGGCAGAACGGGCAAAGGAAGATGCCGCGGATCCGGAAAAGATGCTGAGAAAATACGCACAGTACTTCGACAGCTATAAAGGCGTCCGGATTGCCAACATCTGCGGGTCCTGCGGAAAAAAAGCCGTTCCCCTGGCGCTGCTCGGAGCTGACGTGACAGTTTTCGACATCTCCGAAGAGAACAAACGCTATGCCATGGAAACAGCGCAGGCAGCAAATGTTCCTCTGAATTATGAGGTTTGCGACATTCTGGAGATTGATCTGGAAAAGTATGCCGGTTATTTCGACATCGTCTTCATGGAGGGCGGAATCCTGCATTATTTCCATACGATCGATGAGTTTATGAAAATGATGTACTCCATTCTGAAGCCGGGCGGAAAAATGATCTGCAGCGATTTCCATCCTTTTACCAAGATCCTGGACAGCCTGAACCTTGGGCGCCCCACCATGAGCTATTTCTCAACGGATGTCTATGAGGGGGAAATGGCCCATGCCCGTTTCTTCCCGGAAGAGATCCGGAGCCAGATGCCCAAATGCAGCTACCGCCGGTATACCATGAGCGAGATCATCAATTCCATCATCCGGTGCGGGTTCTGCCTGAAACAGCTGGATGAACATCCCGCCTGGGAAAACGACAGCCTGCCGGGCGAATTCACCGCGATTGCGATCAAAAACTGA
- a CDS encoding phosphotransferase enzyme family protein yields the protein MMDIEKTIARLFEAAGLGQILPPVTPVSGGYMHRMYRVNTPERSYAVKHLNPEIMKRPNVMDNYRKAETLEQIIEDAGIPVVAALTLNGQKMQKVANEYFYVFRWQNGSITDWNNITPDQCRQAGIIQARIHALQSRYTAPVIPELSTINWAEYIAEADRQNIIITPLLKENEQLLNDAQEALNAARLALPAIECITNEDMDPKNVMWDKGKPVMIDLECLDYGNPVSHVLQLSLQWSGITTCTLDLANTKAFFDGYLETWDNGFRNYGSVVGLAYTWIEWLEYNITRALGQCQDEEEQAMGVSEVRNTINRIRYIREKEDQIRNLLDRI from the coding sequence ATGATGGATATCGAAAAAACTATTGCCAGGCTGTTTGAAGCAGCCGGTCTCGGACAAATCCTGCCGCCTGTTACGCCTGTCTCCGGCGGCTATATGCACAGAATGTACCGGGTGAATACCCCGGAACGTTCCTATGCTGTAAAGCATCTGAATCCGGAGATCATGAAACGGCCGAATGTCATGGATAATTACCGGAAAGCGGAAACGCTGGAACAGATCATCGAGGATGCCGGAATCCCGGTAGTAGCTGCCTTGACACTCAATGGACAAAAGATGCAGAAAGTGGCCAATGAGTATTTCTATGTCTTCCGCTGGCAGAACGGCAGCATCACGGACTGGAACAACATCACACCGGATCAGTGCCGTCAGGCCGGAATCATTCAGGCCCGCATCCACGCCCTGCAGTCCAGGTATACGGCACCTGTCATTCCGGAACTCAGTACCATCAACTGGGCGGAATACATTGCGGAGGCGGACAGGCAGAACATCATCATCACTCCCCTGCTGAAGGAGAACGAACAGCTGCTGAACGACGCGCAGGAAGCATTGAACGCCGCCCGGCTGGCACTGCCTGCTATTGAATGCATTACCAATGAGGATATGGATCCCAAGAATGTCATGTGGGATAAAGGCAAACCGGTGATGATTGATCTGGAATGCCTGGATTACGGCAACCCTGTGTCCCACGTTCTGCAGCTGTCCCTGCAGTGGTCCGGCATCACGACCTGCACTCTGGATCTGGCGAATACAAAAGCCTTCTTTGACGGATACCTGGAAACCTGGGATAACGGCTTCAGGAATTACGGAAGTGTAGTGGGTCTGGCCTATACCTGGATTGAATGGCTGGAGTATAATATCACCAGGGCTTTGGGACAGTGCCAGGACGAAGAAGAACAGGCCATGGGCGTCTCGGAGGTCCGGAACACCATCAATCGCATCCGGTATATCCGGGAAAAAGAAGATCAGATCCGTAATCTGCTGGACCGGATATGA
- a CDS encoding CHAP domain-containing protein, whose protein sequence is MKVRTAMEKATRKALAKVAEEKALLPFHGYIEGKESNLEPLIRFFPGWTLQEADGVWCAAFVYYCCKEAGFDLPIRPDECRSCHLAGCIAWEEWAIGDDRIGYHKGTDAFVPEAGDIVLYDRVFNNQEHDHIGIVLRNPGNTIIVAEGNKGNISQVVERPIDGHIRAFIRITDGYRYHQPERI, encoded by the coding sequence ATGAAAGTGAGAACAGCGATGGAAAAGGCAACCCGAAAAGCATTGGCAAAGGTCGCGGAAGAAAAGGCCCTGCTTCCCTTTCACGGGTATATTGAAGGCAAGGAATCCAATCTTGAGCCCCTTATCCGGTTTTTCCCCGGGTGGACCCTGCAGGAAGCAGACGGCGTATGGTGTGCAGCCTTCGTGTACTACTGTTGCAAGGAAGCAGGGTTTGATCTCCCCATCCGGCCGGACGAATGCAGGTCCTGCCATCTGGCGGGATGTATTGCCTGGGAAGAGTGGGCGATTGGCGATGACCGGATCGGTTACCATAAAGGAACGGATGCCTTTGTGCCGGAAGCCGGTGATATTGTTCTTTATGACCGGGTCTTCAACAATCAGGAGCATGACCATATCGGTATTGTCCTGCGGAATCCTGGGAATACAATCATTGTAGCTGAAGGAAACAAGGGCAACATTTCACAAGTGGTTGAGCGTCCGATAGACGGCCATATCAGGGCATTTATCAGAATTACGGATGGATATCGGTATCATCAGCCTGAAAGGATCTGA
- a CDS encoding class I SAM-dependent methyltransferase: protein MEYRKVFDQIPEQFDKYRPRYSAELFADLIDYAGIGPGVSVLEIGPGTGQATDPILETGCDYHAIELGEHLYAKMKEKYGNRPNFHIVNDDFITHDYGDQKFDMIYSAATIQWIPEAVAFSKTFDLLKPGGTLAMMLTSDDYKTPNETLYNRIQEVYAKYFKPEATYNEMRAPFSYTNASNYGYVNFERRDFHGQRVFTADEFALYSGTHCTSIVIPEPYKTKFFSGLREAVLEAGNKIVFNDTYILYLARKPKEG, encoded by the coding sequence ATGGAATACAGGAAAGTGTTTGATCAAATCCCGGAACAGTTCGACAAATACAGGCCCCGGTACAGTGCTGAACTCTTTGCTGACCTGATTGACTACGCAGGAATCGGGCCGGGTGTATCAGTGCTTGAGATCGGTCCCGGGACAGGCCAGGCAACCGATCCGATTCTGGAAACCGGCTGCGATTATCACGCGATTGAACTGGGTGAACATCTTTACGCAAAGATGAAGGAAAAATACGGAAACCGGCCTAACTTCCATATTGTGAATGATGATTTCATCACCCATGATTACGGCGATCAGAAGTTCGATATGATTTATTCCGCCGCGACCATCCAGTGGATCCCGGAAGCAGTCGCCTTTTCAAAGACCTTTGACCTGCTGAAGCCGGGCGGAACCCTGGCCATGATGCTGACCAGCGATGATTACAAGACCCCGAACGAAACGCTTTATAACCGGATCCAGGAAGTCTACGCCAAATACTTCAAACCGGAAGCAACCTATAATGAGATGCGTGCTCCCTTCAGCTACACCAACGCTTCCAATTATGGTTATGTGAATTTTGAACGGCGGGATTTTCATGGGCAGCGCGTCTTTACCGCGGATGAATTTGCTTTATACAGCGGAACCCACTGCACTTCCATCGTGATTCCGGAACCTTATAAAACTAAATTCTTCAGCGGCCTGAGGGAAGCTGTTCTGGAAGCCGGAAACAAAATCGTATTCAATGATACCTATATCCTGTACCTGGCCCGAAAACCGAAGGAAGGCTGA
- a CDS encoding TIGR01440 family protein produces the protein MNITAELVYAQTEQAVTALLQENRPHFNPVKLLVIGGSSSEIAGGTIGHNSTYEYGEAVVEAVMKVCGDAGVAPAFQCCEHLNRSLIMERETAERYGYEIVWVVPRIKAGGSLATAAWKRFKDPVAVLAIQADAGLDIGQTLIGMHLRRVAVPVRLSISQVGEARISAARTRPLLVGGERARYIPESEETP, from the coding sequence ATGAATATCACTGCTGAACTGGTATATGCCCAGACAGAACAGGCTGTTACAGCCCTGCTCCAGGAAAACCGTCCCCATTTCAATCCGGTAAAGCTGCTGGTTATCGGCGGCAGCTCCAGCGAAATAGCCGGCGGCACCATCGGTCACAATTCCACCTATGAATACGGTGAAGCCGTGGTGGAAGCCGTGATGAAGGTATGCGGTGATGCCGGTGTGGCGCCTGCATTCCAGTGCTGTGAGCATCTGAACCGTTCCCTGATCATGGAAAGGGAAACGGCGGAGCGCTATGGTTATGAAATTGTATGGGTCGTTCCCCGGATCAAGGCCGGAGGTTCTCTGGCCACTGCGGCCTGGAAGCGTTTCAAAGACCCTGTGGCAGTCCTGGCCATTCAGGCGGATGCCGGTCTTGATATTGGCCAGACCCTGATCGGAATGCATCTCCGTCGTGTTGCCGTACCTGTTCGGCTCAGCATTTCACAGGTTGGGGAAGCCCGGATTTCCGCAGCCCGCACCCGTCCTCTGCTGGTCGGCGGTGAACGAGCCAGATATATCCCGGAATCAGAGGAAACCCCGTAA
- a CDS encoding GNAT family N-acetyltransferase: MIETERLLLRPYTLDDFPALYEILSDPETMQHYPAPFDEEKTRNWITWNLDNYEKYGFGLWAVVLKETGEFIGDCGITLQNIDGEILPEIGYHIHKKYWRRGFAKEAARAVRDWGFRNTQYDIFYSYMKYTNIGSWSTALANGMKKVKEYPDPKNTISYAYAITREEWEKLQQNSSAD; the protein is encoded by the coding sequence ATGATTGAAACAGAACGACTATTATTGAGACCTTATACTCTCGACGACTTTCCCGCCCTCTACGAGATCCTGTCGGATCCCGAAACCATGCAGCACTATCCGGCACCCTTTGATGAGGAGAAAACCCGAAACTGGATCACCTGGAATCTGGATAACTATGAGAAATACGGATTCGGTCTCTGGGCAGTTGTCCTGAAGGAAACCGGTGAGTTTATCGGAGACTGCGGTATTACCCTCCAGAATATTGATGGTGAAATCCTGCCGGAAATCGGGTATCATATCCATAAAAAGTACTGGCGGCGTGGTTTTGCAAAAGAAGCCGCCCGGGCTGTCCGGGACTGGGGGTTCCGTAACACACAGTACGATATCTTCTACTCCTACATGAAGTACACAAACATCGGTTCCTGGTCCACTGCTCTGGCCAACGGGATGAAGAAGGTCAAGGAATATCCGGATCCGAAGAATACGATCTCTTATGCCTATGCGATAACCCGGGAGGAATGGGAAAAGCTGCAACAGAACAGTTCAGCCGACTGA
- a CDS encoding HelD family protein, whose product MESVTLPEHPSAKEEYLHLQQARDTIDREIREVEALTGAKAGEEMDVHANIVPDDQEEVYLQLFKAKLDRLRQLTMAAGQAYFARLDFTPAGSSPETWYLGRWGVLDPAALTPVVVDWRSPVANLYYSGQIGKMDYEAPDGHVEGELTLKRMLTVRERELISLFDSGIVSQETYLQEVLGSISTDRLREIVTTIQAEQNIVIRHPLAAHLLVQGAAGSGKTTIALHRIAYLLYTYQKTLKPENMMILAPNPLFLSYISQVLPDLGVERVVQTTFEGWCREGMGRRMPKLQRESRLEKNLTLSEAEREKAGRILRLKGSLAMMKKLESYLDQLQTAILPDKGFKMAGVPLMEHEELETVFLRDLRYFPLEQRISELKKIIRKRVQSAVTLLKDRYNTSAEQMVLKIKANMRESTLRQQKIKDLYTIRDQRYKEIDARAEEYLGKYRDKFPLPDLTGLYKNFLEECYPGEELLPEDGTLRQEDLPMLVMICKALYGLKTKQMKHIVIDECQDFSPFQIELLKQANPAATFTLVGDLYQGIRADEGIRSWEEWKEPVFENKADLKQLTVSYRNTVEIMNLAQTVSARYPIPGICETKPVLRHGEKPKIIQADSDKERLSRIREQVQAWRQEGYHSIALIEKTAEQAKKLYKQIGQELDAHLLSETDSEYRGGVMILPASIVKGMEFDCVGICDASAENFPEDEFLCRILYVMMTRPLHRLAIWHKGDPSPMLPSSHCFPSESKDI is encoded by the coding sequence ATGGAATCTGTCACATTACCCGAACATCCATCTGCGAAGGAAGAGTATCTTCATCTTCAGCAGGCTCGGGACACCATTGACCGGGAAATCAGGGAAGTGGAAGCCCTCACTGGGGCAAAAGCCGGTGAGGAAATGGATGTTCATGCAAACATTGTACCGGACGATCAGGAGGAGGTATACCTGCAGCTGTTCAAGGCCAAGCTGGACCGGCTGCGTCAGCTGACCATGGCCGCCGGGCAGGCTTACTTTGCCCGGCTGGATTTCACTCCCGCCGGCAGCTCTCCGGAAACCTGGTATCTGGGACGCTGGGGCGTTCTGGATCCGGCTGCGCTGACTCCGGTTGTGGTGGACTGGCGCTCCCCCGTTGCGAACCTGTATTACTCCGGCCAGATCGGAAAAATGGACTATGAGGCGCCGGACGGACACGTGGAGGGCGAGCTGACCCTGAAGCGGATGCTGACCGTCCGGGAGCGGGAACTTATCAGTCTGTTCGACAGCGGCATTGTTTCCCAGGAAACCTATCTGCAGGAGGTTCTGGGCAGCATTTCCACGGACAGACTGCGGGAAATTGTCACCACCATACAGGCGGAGCAGAACATCGTCATCCGTCATCCCCTCGCCGCACACCTGCTGGTACAGGGCGCCGCGGGAAGCGGAAAAACCACCATCGCTTTGCACCGGATTGCTTACCTGCTCTATACTTATCAGAAAACACTGAAACCTGAAAACATGATGATCCTGGCGCCCAACCCGCTGTTCCTCTCCTATATCTCTCAGGTTCTTCCTGATCTGGGTGTCGAACGGGTCGTACAAACCACCTTCGAAGGCTGGTGCCGGGAAGGCATGGGCCGCCGGATGCCGAAACTGCAGCGGGAAAGCCGGCTGGAAAAGAATCTGACCCTCTCAGAGGCAGAGCGGGAAAAAGCCGGACGGATTCTACGTCTTAAAGGTTCCCTGGCCATGATGAAGAAACTGGAGAGCTACCTAGATCAATTACAGACTGCCATTCTGCCGGACAAAGGCTTTAAAATGGCCGGCGTTCCCCTCATGGAGCACGAAGAGCTTGAAACCGTGTTCCTGCGCGATCTGCGCTACTTCCCGCTGGAGCAGAGGATCAGTGAGCTGAAAAAGATCATCCGCAAGAGAGTACAGTCCGCCGTTACCCTGCTGAAGGACCGGTATAATACCAGTGCGGAACAGATGGTCTTGAAGATCAAGGCCAATATGCGGGAAAGCACCTTGCGGCAGCAGAAGATCAAGGATCTGTATACGATCCGGGACCAACGCTATAAGGAAATCGACGCCCGGGCTGAGGAATACCTCGGCAAATACCGGGATAAATTCCCGCTGCCGGACCTGACAGGGCTTTACAAAAACTTCCTCGAGGAATGCTATCCCGGTGAGGAACTGCTTCCGGAAGACGGTACCCTGCGGCAGGAGGACCTGCCGATGCTGGTGATGATCTGCAAAGCCCTCTACGGACTGAAGACAAAGCAGATGAAGCATATCGTCATCGATGAATGCCAGGACTTCTCCCCCTTCCAGATTGAGCTGCTGAAACAGGCTAATCCCGCGGCAACCTTCACCCTGGTCGGTGACCTATACCAGGGTATCCGGGCGGATGAGGGAATCCGCAGCTGGGAAGAATGGAAGGAGCCGGTCTTTGAGAACAAGGCGGACCTGAAGCAGCTGACCGTCAGCTACCGGAACACCGTCGAGATCATGAATCTGGCGCAGACCGTTTCCGCCCGTTATCCCATCCCCGGCATCTGTGAAACAAAACCCGTGCTGCGGCACGGCGAAAAGCCGAAGATCATCCAGGCTGACAGCGATAAAGAACGTCTTTCCCGGATCCGGGAACAGGTGCAGGCCTGGCGGCAGGAGGGATACCACAGTATCGCCCTGATCGAAAAAACAGCGGAGCAGGCAAAGAAGCTGTATAAACAGATCGGTCAGGAACTGGATGCCCACCTGCTTTCAGAAACGGATTCCGAATACCGGGGCGGCGTCATGATCCTTCCGGCCAGCATTGTCAAGGGCATGGAGTTCGACTGTGTAGGTATCTGCGATGCCTCCGCGGAAAACTTCCCGGAGGATGAATTCCTTTGCCGGATCCTGTACGTCATGATGACCCGTCCCCTGCACCGCCTGGCCATCTGGCACAAAGGCGATCCCTCACCCATGCTCCCCTCCTCACACTGCTTCCCTTCCGAGTCCAAAGACATATAA
- a CDS encoding class I SAM-dependent methyltransferase, giving the protein MSNLVTQWYEDKKNVDEMQQWNPALKEWERTVIRCFPAGARILDIGCGLGREAFALAEMGFDVVGIDISKEVISQVKQLSAEKGYSIPFFDYDGKTLAFPDASFDVVIIWAQTFGLLYGDEYKQEFLAECKRVLRKDGLFSFSGHDLHFLQAYYPNCLNGRKFYPYADTEMYWETFEASDLTRFAVQAGLEVVLCEKGKIYKPEDGTILHCLCKKL; this is encoded by the coding sequence ATGAGCAACCTTGTCACGCAATGGTATGAAGATAAAAAGAATGTGGATGAAATGCAGCAGTGGAATCCCGCGCTGAAGGAATGGGAACGGACTGTGATCCGCTGTTTTCCTGCCGGTGCCAGGATCCTGGATATCGGCTGCGGTCTGGGACGTGAAGCTTTCGCCCTGGCGGAAATGGGTTTTGACGTTGTCGGAATAGATATCTCAAAGGAAGTTATCTCCCAGGTTAAGCAGTTATCTGCTGAAAAAGGGTATTCTATCCCCTTTTTCGATTATGACGGGAAAACCCTGGCCTTTCCGGATGCATCGTTTGATGTGGTTATAATATGGGCCCAGACCTTCGGGCTGCTGTACGGAGATGAGTATAAACAGGAATTCCTGGCGGAATGCAAAAGAGTCCTCAGGAAAGACGGTCTCTTCAGTTTCTCCGGACATGATCTGCATTTTCTTCAGGCGTATTATCCCAACTGCCTCAATGGCCGGAAGTTCTACCCCTATGCCGATACGGAAATGTACTGGGAAACTTTTGAGGCATCTGATCTGACTCGCTTTGCGGTACAGGCAGGCCTGGAGGTTGTCCTCTGCGAAAAAGGAAAGATCTACAAACCGGAGGACGGAACAATCCTCCACTGCTTATGTAAAAAGCTGTAA
- a CDS encoding GNAT family N-acetyltransferase has protein sequence MMQVTIRPIQESDYAAVSAIWRDVLDIYNATEQSVAEIYAQMAQDNHYHTFIAETDGKVVGLVTVVKVLAIGHPGGYIKMNGLGVLPEYRRLGIGKMLMDRVEQLALQEGAPYIGLASGIRRTEAHAFYERLGFQKTSFWFRKNLE, from the coding sequence ATGATGCAGGTGACAATCAGGCCCATACAGGAATCCGACTATGCGGCCGTTTCCGCCATCTGGCGTGACGTGCTGGATATTTATAACGCCACAGAGCAAAGCGTTGCGGAAATCTATGCGCAAATGGCGCAGGATAATCATTACCATACTTTTATTGCGGAAACAGACGGAAAGGTCGTCGGGCTCGTGACCGTTGTGAAAGTGCTCGCCATTGGTCATCCGGGCGGGTATATCAAAATGAACGGTCTGGGCGTTCTTCCGGAATACCGGCGTCTGGGTATCGGCAAAATGCTGATGGACCGCGTGGAACAGCTGGCTCTTCAGGAAGGCGCGCCGTATATCGGACTGGCTTCAGGGATCAGGAGAACAGAAGCCCACGCCTTTTATGAACGGCTGGGCTTTCAGAAAACCTCCTTCTGGTTCAGGAAGAACCTGGAATAA
- a CDS encoding class I SAM-dependent methyltransferase, translating into MESANQGKGWTFNTVSGTYDKMRPGYPDELYQALFAYAPLNASCASVEIGIGAGQASLPVLKTGCALTAVEYGDQLAQVCREKFRDYPLFSVITGKFEDAVLPEDAFDLVYSASAFHWVPEEIGYPKVFRILKSGGAFARFANHPYQAKDNPELLAEIQRAYAEYYYPYYGKQPRTPSEYTEEQAAARAKIADQYGFTDTRYALFYRQRILTAAEYRALIGTYSDHITIEESIRERFFDAIEETINRHGGAITIFDTIDLQLARKP; encoded by the coding sequence ATGGAATCGGCGAACCAGGGAAAAGGATGGACATTCAACACCGTATCCGGAACCTATGATAAGATGCGTCCCGGTTACCCGGATGAACTGTATCAGGCATTGTTTGCCTATGCTCCGCTGAACGCCTCCTGTGCATCGGTGGAAATTGGTATCGGCGCGGGCCAGGCTTCACTGCCTGTCCTGAAAACCGGCTGTGCGCTGACGGCGGTGGAATACGGTGATCAGCTGGCGCAGGTATGCAGGGAAAAGTTTCGTGATTACCCCCTCTTTTCAGTGATTACCGGCAAATTTGAAGATGCAGTCCTGCCGGAAGATGCTTTTGATCTCGTGTACTCTGCCTCCGCCTTCCATTGGGTTCCGGAGGAAATCGGATATCCAAAGGTTTTCCGGATACTGAAGTCGGGAGGAGCTTTTGCCCGGTTTGCCAATCATCCCTATCAGGCAAAGGATAATCCGGAACTGCTCGCGGAAATACAGCGTGCCTATGCCGAATACTATTATCCCTATTACGGAAAGCAGCCGAGGACGCCTTCTGAGTATACGGAAGAGCAGGCAGCCGCAAGGGCAAAGATCGCCGATCAATACGGGTTTACAGACACGCGGTATGCCCTGTTTTACAGGCAGCGGATCCTGACAGCTGCTGAATACAGGGCGCTGATCGGAACTTATTCAGACCATATCACGATCGAGGAAAGCATCCGGGAACGCTTCTTTGACGCCATAGAAGAAACAATCAACAGGCATGGCGGGGCCATCACCATATTTGATACGATTGATCTGCAGCTGGCCAGGAAACCATAA